Proteins encoded together in one Riemerella anatipestifer window:
- a CDS encoding sigma-54 interaction domain-containing protein, translating into MSELQNIKNRFGIIGNYPVLNRALEKAIQVAPTDISVLVIGESGVGKEFIPKIIHSESRRKHQPYIVVNCGAIPEGTIDSELFGHEKGAFTGATSTRKGYFEVADGGTIFLDEVGELPLQTQVRLLRVLESGEFMKVGSSQIQKTNVRIVAATNVNMLSAIQDGRFREDLFYRLNTVQIDMPPLRERKGDIHLLFRKFAIDFAEKYRMPELKLTDDAVNYLEQYPFPGNVRQLRNLVEQMTVVEQKREIDAVRLAEYIPTENKLPALVQKNTMGSSGSDFSSEREIMYKILFDMRNDINDLKSLTSELIKNRGNSDFSHHEKSLINRIYTPDTAAVNTGSLLYFENQNSGMESGMVAPVQDDVEIEDIEVEEAKPESLSLQNNERELIVKALEMHNGRRNKAAEALGISQRTLYRKIKQYDLED; encoded by the coding sequence ATGTCAGAGCTACAAAATATAAAGAATAGATTTGGGATTATAGGCAACTATCCCGTACTCAATAGAGCTTTAGAAAAGGCCATACAGGTAGCACCTACGGATATTTCGGTTTTGGTGATTGGAGAGAGTGGGGTTGGTAAAGAGTTTATTCCTAAAATCATTCACTCCGAATCACGCCGAAAGCATCAACCTTATATCGTGGTAAACTGTGGGGCTATCCCAGAAGGTACTATAGACTCCGAACTTTTTGGACACGAAAAAGGGGCTTTTACAGGGGCAACTTCCACACGAAAGGGCTATTTTGAAGTGGCAGATGGTGGAACTATCTTTTTAGATGAGGTAGGAGAGTTGCCTTTACAAACACAGGTTCGTCTGTTGCGTGTGTTAGAAAGCGGGGAGTTTATGAAGGTGGGGTCTTCCCAAATACAGAAAACCAATGTGCGTATTGTGGCAGCAACCAATGTTAATATGCTGAGTGCAATCCAAGACGGGCGTTTCCGTGAGGATTTATTTTACCGTCTGAATACGGTGCAGATAGATATGCCACCACTTAGAGAACGTAAGGGAGATATCCATTTGCTTTTTAGAAAATTCGCAATAGATTTTGCAGAAAAATACCGTATGCCTGAACTTAAACTTACTGATGATGCGGTAAATTATTTAGAACAATATCCTTTCCCTGGGAATGTGAGACAGTTGAGGAATTTGGTAGAGCAGATGACGGTGGTAGAGCAAAAAAGAGAGATAGATGCTGTAAGATTAGCGGAGTATATTCCTACAGAAAATAAATTGCCTGCTTTAGTTCAGAAGAATACAATGGGTAGCTCGGGTTCTGATTTTAGTTCCGAGAGAGAGATTATGTATAAAATACTCTTTGATATGAGGAACGATATCAATGATTTAAAATCACTCACTTCGGAGCTGATAAAAAATAGAGGGAATTCTGATTTTAGCCATCACGAGAAAAGTCTTATCAATAGAATTTACACACCAGATACGGCGGCGGTTAATACAGGGTCTTTACTTTATTTTGAAAATCAAAATAGTGGTATGGAGTCTGGTATGGTAGCACCTGTGCAAGATGATGTGGAAATTGAAGATATAGAGGTAGAAGAAGCTAAGCCAGAATCTTTATCTTTGCAGAACAATGAGCGAGAGCTTATTGTAAAAGCACTAGAAATGCATAACGGAAGACGAAATAAAGCGGCGGAAGCATTAGGTATTTCTCAACGAACGCTTTATCGTAAGATTAAACAATATGATTTAGAAGACTAA